A genome region from Gadus chalcogrammus isolate NIFS_2021 chromosome 5, NIFS_Gcha_1.0, whole genome shotgun sequence includes the following:
- the htr1d gene encoding 5-hydroxytryptamine receptor 1D, translated as MELDNSSLELYFGNGTEGSPENTTTNLPWDDATLLGLQVSISALLALLTLATVLSNAFVIATIYLTRKLHTPANFLIGSLAVTDLLVSILVMPISIVYTVSKTWALGQILCDIWLSSDITFCTASILHLCVIALDRYWAITRALEYSQQRTMRRAAVMVAVVWVISICISIPPLFWRQAKAHEELTECMVNTDQISYTLYSTFGAFYVPTVLLIILYGRIYVAARSRILKAPASRAKRFTTAQLIQTSAGSSLCSISSASIQEAHLRSAAAAAGVGASPSGTNSVKVKLADNLLERKRLCAARERKATKTLGVILGAFIVCWLPFFVGTLVLAVCTQCWFHPLLFDVFTWLGYLNSLINPVIYTMFNDDFQQAFHKLMKFRRCS; from the coding sequence ATGGAGCTCGATAACAGCTCGCTGGAACTTTACTTCGGCAACGGCACCGAAGGGTCTCCGGAGAACACCACCACAAACCTGCCCTGGGACGATGCCACGCTGCTGGGCCTGCAGGTCTCCATCTCCGCCCTCCTGGCCCTCCTCACCCTGGCCACCGTGCTGTCCAACGCGTTTGTCATCGCCACCATCTACCTGACCCGCAAGCTGCACACGCCGGCCAACTTCCTGATCGGCTCGCTGGCCGTCACGGACCTGCTGGTGTCCATCCTGGTCATGCCCATCAGCATCGTGTACACCGTGAGCAAGACCTGGGCCCTGGGCCAGATCCTGTGTGACATCTGGCTCTCGTCGGACATCACCTTCTGCACCGCCTCCATCCTGCACCTGTGCGTGATCGCCCTGGACCGCTACTGGGCCATCACGCGCGCCCTGGAGTACTCCCAGCAGCGCACCATGCGGCGGGCGGCCgtgatggtggcggtggtgtgggTCATCTCCATCTGCATCTCCATCCCGCCGCTGTTCTGGCGCCAGGCCAAGGCACACGAGGAGCTGACGGAGTGCATGGTGAACACGGACCAGATCTCCTACACGCTGTACTCCACCTTCGGCGCCTTCTACGTGCCCACGGTGCTGCTGATCATCCTCTACGGACGCATCTACGTGGCGGCGCGCTCCCGCATCCTGAAGGCGCCGGCCAGCCGCGCCAAGCGCTTCACCACGGCGCAGCTCATCCAGACCTCGGCcggctcctccctctgctccatcAGCTCCGCCTCCATCCAGGAGGCGCACCTCCGGTcggcagccgccgccgccggggtcGGGGCGTCGCCGTCGGGCACCAACAGCGTGAAGGTGAAGCTGGCGGACAACCTGCTGGAGAGGAAGCGCCTGTGTGCGGCGAGGGAGAGGAAGGCCACCAAGACGCTGGGCGTGATCCTGGGCGCCTTCATCGTGTGCTGGCTGCCCTTCTTCGTGGGCACGCTGGTGCTGGCCGTGTGCACCCAGTGCTGGTTCCACCCCCTGCTGTTTGACGTGTTCACCTGGCTGGGGTACCTGAACTCCCTGATCAACCCCGTCATCTACACCATGTTCAACGACGACTTCCAGCAGGCCTTCCACAAACTCATGAAGTTCAGGAGGTGCTCTTGA